TCTTCCGCCGGAAAGCCCTTTACCCGTGTAATCGTTTGCCATACCTTCAAGTTCAAAAGTAATGCCGCCGGCAAGAAAAGCGCCAAAGCTCTGCCCCGCGGCCCCTTTAAACTTACACCAGATTGTATCTTCCGGCAGGTATTCTTCGCCGAACTTTCTGCACACTTCGCCGGATAGCATTGTGCCGGCAGCGCGGTCCTTATTGCTGATTATTTTTTCTATCCTTACGCGTTCCTTTTTTTCAAACGCAGGCGCGGCTTCTTTTATAAGCTGCAGGTCCAGCACATCTTCAATTTCGTGTTTCTGTGTTTTTGTGCAGTACAGCGGTTCACCTTTGGAATCAGGTTTGTAAAGAATCTTTGAAAAATCAATATTCTTTGCTTTCCACGGAAGTATGGCCGTGTCAGTTTCTAAAAGGTCAGACCTGCCCACAAGTTCATTTAAATTTTTAACGCCAAGTGATGCCATTATTTCCCTTAAATCTTTTGCCACAAACCGCATGAAATTTACTATATATTCCGGGCGCCCCGCAAACCTTTTGCTTAGAATATCTTCCTGTGTTGCCACGCCCAGCGCGCAGTTATTCAGGTGGCAGTGGCGCAGCATTACGCAACCCATTGTTATAAGCGCGGCTGTTCCAAACCCGTACTCTTCCGCGCCAAGGCAAGCAGCTACGGCTAAGTCTTTGCCTGTCCTCATCTGCCCGTCCGCCTGCAGCCTTACCCTTGTCCTTAAATTATTCAGCACCAGCGTCTGGTGCGTTTCTGACAGCCCAAGTTCCCACGGCAGCCCGGCATTCATTATGGAAGTCTTCGGGGACGCGCCTGTGCCGCCGTCGCCGCCGGAAATAAGTATCATGTCGGCAAAACCTTTTGCCACGCCTGCCGCAACCGTCCCTATTCCTATTTCAGAGACAAGCTTTACGCTTATGCGCGCGCGCGGGTTTGCGTTCTTTAAGTCAAATATCAGCTGCTTTAAATCTTCTATTGAATATATATCGTGATGCGGCGGGGGCGAAATTAAAGTGACCCCCGGCGTGGTGTAACGCGTGCGCGCGATAATTTCGCTTACTTTATGGCCGGGAAGCTGCCCGCCTTCGCCGGGTTTCGCGCCCTGCGCTATTTTTATCTGAATCTCATCGGCGTTTGTAAGGTAATTTATATTTACCCCAAACCTTCCCGATGCCACCTGTTTTATCGCGCTTCTTGCGGAATCCCCGTTGGGGTAAGGCGTAAACCTTGCGGAATCTTCGCCGCCTTCACCCGTGTTAGATTTCGCACCAAGTTTGTTCATGGCAATTGCCATGGTGTGGTGCGCGGGCCCGGAGATGGAACCAAAGCTCATCGCGCCGGTTACAAACCTTTTTATTATTTCGTCTTCTGTTTCCACCTGCTCAACAGGAATAGCTTCTGTCTTTTTAAATTTTAAAAGCCCCCTAAAAGTGGCGGCATGCCCTGCCTGATTGTTTACAAGCGATGCAAACGCTTTATACTTTTCATAACTGTTTGTTCTTACAGCATCCTGAAGCGCGGAAATTGTATCCGGGTTCCACATATGATACTCGCCGTCTTTTTTCCACTGGTATATTCCGCCGGATTCCAAAAGCACGTCCTTATCCAGAATGTCGGCAAACGCCTCTTTGTGCATCATCTCTCGTTCTTTTGCAATCTCGGCAAACCCGACGCCTTCCACCCTTGATGCCGCGCCTTTAAAACACCTGTCCATTACCTCTTTTGCAATTCCAAGCGCTTCAAATATCTGCGCGCCCCTGTAGCTTTGAATGGTGGAAATTCCCATTTTAGACATTACTTTTAAAATACCTTTATTGCACGCTTTGCGGTAATGGGAAACAGCATCATCATAACCGCAGCTTAATTCGCCCTTATCATGCATATACTTAATGGCGTCATAAGCCATATAAGGGTTTACAAGCCCCGCGCCAAAACCAAACAGCACACAGAAATGGTGCACTTCCCTTGGTTCGGCGGTTTCCATAATTATACTTGTATGCGTCCTTAAAGAGCGCTTTACCAGTTCCTGATGCACGGCCCCAAGCGCTAAAAGCGCCGGAATTGCTGCGTATTCATCAGTCACGCCGCGGTCGCTTAATATCAGTATGGAATAACCGTTCTGCGCCGCTTTTACCGCTTCATTACAAACCCTGTCAAGCGCTTCTATAAAACGTTTAGTGTCACCCGGCATGTAAAGCAGCGTTATTGTTTTGGTTTTAAAACCGCTGGCCGTAATGTTTTTTATCGCGGCAAGTTCTTCATTGGTAAGAATGGGTTCCCTTACCTGAAGTTTATGGGTGTGAAGTTCTGTCTCTTCAAACAGGTTCTGGCGCGGCCCTAAAAAACTGCGCAGGCTCATTACAATATCTTCCCTTTCAGAATCAATGGGCGGATTTGTAACCTGCGCGAAAAGCTGCTTGAAATACGTGTAAAGCATTTTGGGTTTTTCCGACAGCACGGAAGGCGGCGTGTCATTGCCCATGGAGCCAATGGGTTCTTTGCCGTCATTTGCCATCGGCTTTAATATTTCTTTTACGTCTTCCCTTGTATAGCCGAATGCTTTCAGCCTGTTTATAAAAAATTCAGGGTCTTCCTGTTTAACATCAGCCTTTGGCAGGTCTTCAAGATATACAAGCTGTTCTTTTCTCCACTGCCTGTAAGGCGCGCGCATGGCTATTTCTTTTTTTATTTCATAGTCTTCTATAATCCTCTGCCTTTGCGTATCTATAAAAAATATTTTCCCGGGTTCCAGCCTGCCGGAATGTTTTATCTGCGACGGCGCAACATCTATCACTCCGGTTTCCGAAGACAATATTACCGTGCCGTCATTTGTCTCTATGTAACGCGAAGGGCGCAGGCCGTTTCTGTCCAATACCGCCCCAATCCTTACGCCGTCGGTAAAGGCAAGCGCTGCGGGGCCGTCCCACGGTTCCATAAAACACGCGTGATATTTGTAAAAACTTCTTACGGAATTGGATAAAAGGTTGTTATGCTCCCATGCTTCAGGCACCAGCATCATCATGGAATGCGGCATTACCCTTCCGCCCTGAACAAGCGTTTCAAACGCGTTGTCTATGGATGCGGAATCGCTCTGCTGTTCGTCGCGGATTACCGGCTTTACGCTTTCAACATCATCGCCGAACACAGAACTTTTAAAAAGACCTTCGCGCGACTTCATCCAGTTTACGTTGCCGCGGATGGTGTTAATTTCACCGTTATGCGCCAGGTACCTGAAAGGCTGCGCAAGGTCCCACGTTGGGAAAGTATTGGTGGAATACCTTGAATGCACAAGGGCTATGGCACTTTTAACAAGCGGGTCGTTTAAATCGGTGAAAAAATCCGCCACATTTTCCGGCAGCATAAGCCCTTTATATATAAAGACCCTGCAAGATAAATTTGTCACATAAAAAGTTTTCTTGTCCTTTATATCAGAAGCCCTGACGGAATTTTCGGCTTTCTTTCTTATAAGGAAAAGTTTTCTTTCAAAATCTTCAGAGTTATTTATATCAGCCGACCTTTTTATAAAGACCTGTACAAAATCAGGGCGCGACGCTTTTGCAGTAGGCCCAAGTATTGCTTCATTGACAGGCACACTGCGCCATCCAAGCACTTCCTGCCCGCATTCCTTTGCCGCTTTTTCCACTTCTTTTTTAACAGCGGCAGCGGAGTTTTTATCTAACGGCAGAAATATAAGCCCTGTGCCGTATTCGCCCTGCGCGGGTAATTTAATTTTAATGGCAGCCGCCGCTTTTACAAAAAAATCATGCGGGGTCTGTATAAGAATGCCGGCGCCGTCGCCGGTTTTTGGGTCCGCGCCAACCGCGCCCCTGTGCGTCATGCGCTTTAAAATAAGCAGCCCATTTTCAACAATAGAGGCTGTTTTAACTCCGTTCACATTTACTATAAACCCGACTCCGCACGCGTCTTTTTCCTGCGCCGGGTCGTAAAGCCCTTGCTTTTCCGGATATCCGCTCATATGTGTTCCTCTTTTCATCTTTTTTGTCATAAAAATCCATAAATTTAGATAGAAAAATAACGCTTAAAAATCATTAAATGTTTTCGGCATTGAGTTTAAGACACGACTTCCTTGTCGTTTTGATAATCCGATAATCAGTATGCATCCCTGCTTTGCGCTGATTAGTAGAACACTGCTTGTTAAATTTATACTCAATTAAGGGATAAATGTCAAGTTATTTTGAGGAATGAAGGTTTTATGATACAGAACACAAAAACTTCATTTTTTGATTTAGGTTAATTAATCAAATCCGCTGTGTTCAATTATTTATTAAACATAAACAAAAACAGCAGAAAAGAATAAAAAATAGGTTTTCTTATTTAAGCAATTAATCAATCGCTGTAGGATATTCTGTATATTGCGCCGGCTTTATCATCAGAAACAAGCATTGACCCGTCTTTCAGAAACTCTATATCAACAGGGCGGCCATAAACTTTTTCATCCTTCATCCATCCATCCGCAAAAACTTCGGGCTTCTGCGTTGTACCGTCTTTGATACCCACAAATACAACCCTGTAACCCGTCTTGCTGCTTCTGTTCCAGGAACCATGCTGGGCAACAAAAATCCCATCTTTATATTTTTCGGGAAACATTTTGCCTGTATAAAACCGCATTCCCAGAGACGCAGTATGCGCGCCGAATTCAGCCTCCGGTTCCGTAAGTACTAGATTACCGGAATACTTTTTAGAATATACCGGATCAGGTATGCCCCTGCCGTGATAATAAGGAAACCCAAAATGCATCCCCTTCTTTGGCGCTTTATTAAGTTCATCCGGCGGTATATCATCACCCATCAAATCCCTGCCGTTTTCAGTAAACCACAGCACGCCGCTTCCCGGCTGCCAGTCAAACCCCACGGTATTCCGGATTCCTTCCGCGAATATCTCAAAATTATTCCCGTCAGAATCCATGCGTGTAATAGAGGAATAAACTTTCTCCCCGCGAAGGCACACGTTGCACGGCGCGCCAACCGGCACATATAACTTCTTATCCGGCCCAAAACGGATAAACTTCCATCCATGCCAGTGATCATCCGGAAATTTATCATAAATAACTTCATACGCCGGCCGGTTCCTAAAAGTA
The nucleotide sequence above comes from Candidatus Goldiibacteriota bacterium HGW-Goldbacteria-1. Encoded proteins:
- a CDS encoding glutamate synthase large subunit, with translation MKRGTHMSGYPEKQGLYDPAQEKDACGVGFIVNVNGVKTASIVENGLLILKRMTHRGAVGADPKTGDGAGILIQTPHDFFVKAAAAIKIKLPAQGEYGTGLIFLPLDKNSAAAVKKEVEKAAKECGQEVLGWRSVPVNEAILGPTAKASRPDFVQVFIKRSADINNSEDFERKLFLIRKKAENSVRASDIKDKKTFYVTNLSCRVFIYKGLMLPENVADFFTDLNDPLVKSAIALVHSRYSTNTFPTWDLAQPFRYLAHNGEINTIRGNVNWMKSREGLFKSSVFGDDVESVKPVIRDEQQSDSASIDNAFETLVQGGRVMPHSMMMLVPEAWEHNNLLSNSVRSFYKYHACFMEPWDGPAALAFTDGVRIGAVLDRNGLRPSRYIETNDGTVILSSETGVIDVAPSQIKHSGRLEPGKIFFIDTQRQRIIEDYEIKKEIAMRAPYRQWRKEQLVYLEDLPKADVKQEDPEFFINRLKAFGYTREDVKEILKPMANDGKEPIGSMGNDTPPSVLSEKPKMLYTYFKQLFAQVTNPPIDSEREDIVMSLRSFLGPRQNLFEETELHTHKLQVREPILTNEELAAIKNITASGFKTKTITLLYMPGDTKRFIEALDRVCNEAVKAAQNGYSILILSDRGVTDEYAAIPALLALGAVHQELVKRSLRTHTSIIMETAEPREVHHFCVLFGFGAGLVNPYMAYDAIKYMHDKGELSCGYDDAVSHYRKACNKGILKVMSKMGISTIQSYRGAQIFEALGIAKEVMDRCFKGAASRVEGVGFAEIAKEREMMHKEAFADILDKDVLLESGGIYQWKKDGEYHMWNPDTISALQDAVRTNSYEKYKAFASLVNNQAGHAATFRGLLKFKKTEAIPVEQVETEDEIIKRFVTGAMSFGSISGPAHHTMAIAMNKLGAKSNTGEGGEDSARFTPYPNGDSARSAIKQVASGRFGVNINYLTNADEIQIKIAQGAKPGEGGQLPGHKVSEIIARTRYTTPGVTLISPPPHHDIYSIEDLKQLIFDLKNANPRARISVKLVSEIGIGTVAAGVAKGFADMILISGGDGGTGASPKTSIMNAGLPWELGLSETHQTLVLNNLRTRVRLQADGQMRTGKDLAVAACLGAEEYGFGTAALITMGCVMLRHCHLNNCALGVATQEDILSKRFAGRPEYIVNFMRFVAKDLREIMASLGVKNLNELVGRSDLLETDTAILPWKAKNIDFSKILYKPDSKGEPLYCTKTQKHEIEDVLDLQLIKEAAPAFEKKERVRIEKIISNKDRAAGTMLSGEVCRKFGEEYLPEDTIWCKFKGAAGQSFGAFLAGGITFELEGMANDYTGKGLSGGRIIVYPGKKSLFNAEENVIMGNTSFYGATSGEAYINGTAGERFCIRNSGIYAVVEGTGDHGCEYMTGGRVVIIGNTGRNFAAGMSGGIAYVYNNDVNFEQKCNMSMVEFDAMDKEDIDTVYDMLSSHVKFTGSTAAKEILSDFQQNIKRFIKVIPSEYKKVMAVRAQSLASKEAEV
- a CDS encoding sorbosone dehydrogenase gives rise to the protein MNFKVLPVFISLLILFSSCAAGRVVTDKIKVPEGFTVELYADGVENVRAMAAGDSGVIFAGSMGAGKVYAVVDKDGDKKADETVVIAEGLTMPVGVALYNGDLYVSAVNRIIRFKNIENTFRNRPAYEVIYDKFPDDHWHGWKFIRFGPDKKLYVPVGAPCNVCLRGEKVYSSITRMDSDGNNFEIFAEGIRNTVGFDWQPGSGVLWFTENGRDLMGDDIPPDELNKAPKKGMHFGFPYYHGRGIPDPVYSKKYSGNLVLTEPEAEFGAHTASLGMRFYTGKMFPEKYKDGIFVAQHGSWNRSSKTGYRVVFVGIKDGTTQKPEVFADGWMKDEKVYGRPVDIEFLKDGSMLVSDDKAGAIYRISYSD